CAATAGGTGTGGAAATGGAAATTGAAGGCGAAAAGAAACCGGCCTATACCGGCGAGGTAGTTTTTCTGTACCACTTTAACAATTAAATAAGACGCAGGTTATTAATTGTTTCGCTGCTCCTAATTCGTATCTTTATCATTCATCTTTAACGGATTGAATGAAACGGCGCCTGTTTTACATAGTTATATTTGTCGCTTTCGGATTTTACAGCTGCAAAAAAGATAATGGCGCCAAACCATCGCCGGACAGTTACCTGCCGCTTACAAATGGCTCGTCGTGGAGTTACCAATATAGTTCTGACGGCGGCACTGCCGATACGCTTGTTATCACCATGACGGGCGGCAGCACCAAAATAAACGGCAAAACCTATTACAATGCATCAAGCGTTTTCAGGCAGAATAGCAGCCCGGGCTACTTTTATGTGGGTAACCATATTTACGCCACACGAACGATAGATGGTGTAAGCCCCGCAATAGAATTGCAGCTATTGAACGATACGGCTTCCGTCGGCTTTCAATGGATCACCCAACCTACAGATAACGGCAAAATAGGCAACAAGCTGGCCCGCACGGTTAATAGTATCAAGGAGAAGAATATCGACCGGATAATTCAAGGCCGGACTTATACCGACGTAACCCACACCCGAGTGCTGTTGCAATACGATTCAAACGACGGTTATGGCTATCAAACCACGGTCACCTATGATTTTTACCTGGCCAAAGGCATCGGGCTGATAGAGAATGATGCCAATACGCTCAATATTCTTCACGAGACAGAGACCCTGTTTGATTATACGATAAAATAAATACCTGCCCCATTTTTCCCAAAACTCAAAAACCGTAAAGGCAATATGTCGCTATTGTTTTGACACCTTTTATATCGTTGCCAATTTAAAACAAATGTGCTGCTGAGCTGTAGTACTAATGTATTCCGTATCGCTCCAATCTACGAGCCGATCTTTTTACCTCTCTTGTTAGTACTACTTACGTTTTTAAAAAAATCAAAATGAATTTAAATCTATTAAAAGCAAAGCCCTTGCTTATGTATGCAGCAATATTTTTGATCGTGTTTGCCGTTAGTTCCTGCGCCCAAAAATTAAAGTTCGCCAATTCCTCTGTTGTTCCCGCTGCCGAAGGCACTGTAAAGATCAAAAAGGATAACAACAACAATTATAACATCGAAATTGACGTTATACGCCTGGCAGATCCGAAAAGGCTCAGCCCGCCGAAAGAGACCTATGTTGTTTGGATAGAGACCGAAAATAACATGGCAAAAAATATCGGCCAGTTAAAAAGCTCGAGCGGTATGTTCTCCAGCGCGCTTACAGCATCTATCAGTACCGTCAGCCCGGTAAAGCCGACGAAGATTTTCATAACTGCTGAAGATAGTGGAGATGTGCAATCGCCGGGTGAGGTTATTTTAACTATGGATTCCTTTTAACACTACGGTATCCGCCATTTAAAAATGCCGGCTTCCATACTGAAGGGGTTAATTTTACAAATCATCCACAACCCCTTCTGTATTTTTGTGTTTTTAGGTTGATCTATGAACACAAAACAAATCCGCCTCAGCGTGCTCGACCAATCGCCGGTGCGTAAGGGCGTTACTGCAGAACAAGCTGTAAAGGAAACCATCGAATTAGCAAAATATACCGACCAGTTGGGCTACACCCGCTTCTGGATATCGGAACATCATAACACAGGCAGCCTGGCGGGCTCAACACCCGAGGTTTTACTGGCTTACCTGGGCGGTCAAACGCAAAACATCCGCATAGGCTCGGGCGGGGTGATGATGCCTAACCACAGCACATTAAAAGTAGCCGAGAATTTCCGGATGTTGGAAGCACTGTTCCCCGGCCGGGTTGATCTGGGTATGGGTCGCGCTCCCGGTACCGACCGGCTGACGGCGTCGGTGTTAAACCCTTCGAATCAATTTGGCGGGCAGGAGTTTGTTAATCAACTGTATGATCTGCTCAACTATTTTCACGACCGTGGCGAACCGGGCACCCCGCAATCCAAAATAAGGGCCATCCCACAGGTGCAAACCATCCCCGATATGTGGCTGCTAAGTTCAAGCGGCGAGAGCGGCTTGCTTGCCGCGCATTTTGGCATGGGCCTGTCGTTCGCGCATTTTATCAACCCCATCGGCGGACCGCAGGCAGTATCGGCCTACCGCGAACGCTTTAAACCTTCGGAGGACCAGGCAGAACCGGCCGCCAGCGTTGCCATTTTTGTTTTTTGTTCGGAAGATGAGGAAAAGATAAGGCGGCACCAGGCAGTGATGGACTTTCGCTTCAACCAGTTCGAGCAGGGAAAAGGCATTGTGCCGATAGCTTATGAGGATGTAAAGAGCGTAACCTATACCCTTAACGAGCAGGAACGCATTATGCATAACCGCAAGCGCGTTATAACCGGTACGCCGGTTCAAATGAAAGAGAAGCTGACCAGGCTGGCCGATGATTATGATGTGGACGAGATCATCGCCGTAACCATTACCGAGGATTTTGATGACAGGCTGGAGTCGTACCGGTTATTGGCGGAACAGTTTGCTTTAGTGAACGGTGATTAGAGATTAGTGATTAGGCCCGTGTTGATATTACAATCGGATTTAAGGATTAAAATCTGCACATTTGCACATCTATTAATTTGCACATCCACTAATTTGCATATCCAAATACCATGAGTGTTTCCGTATTGGCCCAGAACCTGAGGGGCTCTGAAATTATCAAGATCGCAGGCGAAATAAATGAGTTGAAAAGACAGGGGCAAAACATTGCCAACCTTACCATAGGCGACTTTGATTCGAACATTTACCCTATACCTGCGCCGCTTAAACAAGGTATTGTTGAGGCCTACGGCGCCGACCAGACCAACTACCCTCCGGCCGACGGGATGCTGAACCTGCGCGAAAGCGTTTCGGGTTTTTTGAAAAGCCGCTACAAT
Above is a window of Mucilaginibacter ginsenosidivorans DNA encoding:
- a CDS encoding LLM class flavin-dependent oxidoreductase, whose product is MNTKQIRLSVLDQSPVRKGVTAEQAVKETIELAKYTDQLGYTRFWISEHHNTGSLAGSTPEVLLAYLGGQTQNIRIGSGGVMMPNHSTLKVAENFRMLEALFPGRVDLGMGRAPGTDRLTASVLNPSNQFGGQEFVNQLYDLLNYFHDRGEPGTPQSKIRAIPQVQTIPDMWLLSSSGESGLLAAHFGMGLSFAHFINPIGGPQAVSAYRERFKPSEDQAEPAASVAIFVFCSEDEEKIRRHQAVMDFRFNQFEQGKGIVPIAYEDVKSVTYTLNEQERIMHNRKRVITGTPVQMKEKLTRLADDYDVDEIIAVTITEDFDDRLESYRLLAEQFALVNGD